A stretch of the Panthera uncia isolate 11264 chromosome E2 unlocalized genomic scaffold, Puncia_PCG_1.0 HiC_scaffold_20, whole genome shotgun sequence genome encodes the following:
- the CE2H16orf74 gene encoding uncharacterized protein C16orf74 homolog gives MGLKLSCLKGFKMCGSSSSSSHDEAPVLSDKHLDVPNIIITPPTPTGMMLPRDSGQTVWLDEAGPCPEDGDIDPEA, from the exons ATGGGGCTTAAGCTGTCCTGCCTGAAAG GCTTTAAAATgtgtggcagcagcagcagcagcagccatgaCGAGGCCCCCGTCCTGAGCGACAAGCACCTGGACGTGCCCAACATCATCATCACCCCCCCGACTCCCACGGGCATGATGCTGCCGCGGGACTCCGGGCAGACAG TCTGGCTGGACGAGGCAGGGCCGTGCCCAGAGGACGGAGACATAGACCCCGAAGCCTGA